One Maribacter dokdonensis DSW-8 genomic region harbors:
- a CDS encoding polysaccharide biosynthesis/export family protein has translation MKHLKVNLFKFFLLSISIVMLHSCASHKDVVYFQGVGDYETKVGENNHSQTFKVDDVVSINVSTLDPQASMPFNLVGGIDEGGMRAEQLDYIVDKSGNIDFPVIGQVKIAGLTAEKTKELLKEKLSNYLKDPIINIRLKNFTVTILGEVKSPGTYPVIGEQITILEALGLANDLTIKGKRDNILVIRDFDGTKVYHRINLTSKEALDSPVYYLTQNDVVYVEPNKSAITASALDNRATIWVSIASVLITSTVLVLTRN, from the coding sequence ATGAAACATTTAAAAGTAAACTTATTTAAATTTTTTTTATTATCAATATCTATTGTTATGCTGCACTCTTGTGCTTCTCATAAAGATGTTGTTTATTTTCAAGGGGTAGGAGATTACGAGACTAAGGTTGGTGAAAATAATCATTCACAAACATTTAAGGTGGACGATGTGGTATCGATTAATGTTTCTACATTAGACCCGCAGGCAAGTATGCCATTCAATTTAGTTGGAGGAATTGATGAGGGCGGTATGAGAGCAGAACAGTTAGATTATATTGTTGATAAAAGTGGTAATATTGATTTTCCGGTAATTGGTCAGGTGAAAATTGCTGGGCTAACGGCTGAGAAAACAAAGGAATTGTTGAAAGAGAAATTAAGCAATTACTTAAAAGATCCAATCATTAATATTCGACTTAAGAATTTTACTGTAACTATTTTAGGAGAAGTTAAATCTCCAGGTACTTACCCTGTAATAGGGGAACAGATAACAATTTTGGAAGCATTAGGGCTTGCAAATGATTTAACCATAAAAGGTAAAAGGGATAATATTTTGGTCATACGTGATTTTGACGGAACTAAAGTCTATCATAGGATAAATCTTACTAGTAAGGAAGCATTGGATTCACCTGTTTATTATTTAACGCAGAACGATGTAGTTTATGTTGAACCAAATAAGTCAGCAATCACAGCATCTGCCTTGGACAATAGAGCCACCATTTGGGTATCTATAGCCTCTGTTCTAATTACATCTACTGTTTTAGTTTTAACTAGAAACTAA
- a CDS encoding DegT/DnrJ/EryC1/StrS family aminotransferase, translating to MGGSEQKYVNEAFETNWIAPLGPNVNAFEQSIGNTLGNDVHVAALSAGTAAIHLGLELLGVGKGDDVICQSFTFSASANPITYVGASPVFVDSELETWNISPALLRKAIENGIEKGKKPKAIIAVHLYGMPYKIAEIRTVADEFQIPILEDSAEALGSIYKGIPCGTFGDIGILSFNGNKIITTSGGGALVSKNKEFVERAVFLATQARDDAPHYQHSNIGYNYRMSNVLAGIGRGQMEVLDDRVNARRANYQFYTDSLEEFSQLEFLGEPEGYFSNRWLSCILTPSFEIREKLRMSLLDENIESRPLWKPLHLQPIFNGNQHYVDGTSESLFERGLCLPSGSNLTKEDLDRVVTTIKNVLS from the coding sequence ATGGGAGGTTCTGAGCAAAAATATGTAAATGAAGCATTTGAGACTAACTGGATAGCTCCTTTGGGTCCCAATGTAAATGCTTTTGAGCAATCTATTGGGAATACACTAGGAAATGATGTTCATGTAGCTGCATTAAGTGCAGGTACAGCAGCAATTCATTTAGGTCTTGAGCTTTTAGGTGTTGGTAAAGGAGACGATGTCATTTGTCAAAGCTTTACTTTTTCGGCATCTGCAAATCCAATTACTTATGTAGGAGCTTCTCCTGTTTTTGTTGATAGTGAATTGGAAACTTGGAATATATCGCCTGCTTTATTGCGTAAGGCTATAGAAAATGGAATTGAAAAAGGTAAAAAGCCTAAAGCAATAATAGCTGTTCACTTATACGGGATGCCGTATAAAATTGCCGAAATACGGACGGTGGCGGATGAATTTCAGATTCCTATTCTAGAAGATAGTGCAGAGGCATTGGGAAGTATTTATAAAGGAATACCTTGTGGCACTTTCGGAGATATAGGTATTCTATCTTTTAACGGTAATAAAATTATTACAACATCAGGAGGAGGAGCATTAGTTTCTAAAAATAAAGAGTTTGTAGAGAGAGCTGTGTTTTTAGCAACGCAAGCTAGGGACGATGCACCTCATTATCAGCATTCTAATATAGGTTATAATTATAGGATGAGTAATGTTTTAGCTGGTATAGGAAGAGGTCAAATGGAAGTTTTGGATGATCGAGTAAATGCTCGTAGGGCTAATTATCAATTTTACACGGATTCTCTTGAGGAATTTTCTCAATTAGAATTTCTAGGGGAACCGGAGGGTTATTTTTCGAATAGGTGGTTAAGTTGTATCTTAACGCCATCATTTGAAATTAGGGAAAAGCTTAGAATGAGCCTTTTAGATGAGAATATAGAATCTAGACCTTTATGGAAACCTTTACATTTGCAACCTATTTTTAATGGAAATCAACATTATGTAGATGGTACTTCAGAATCATTGTTTGAAAGAGGGCTTTGTTTACCTAGCGGGTCTAACTTAACTAAAGAAGATTTGGATCGCGTAGTAACAACTATCAAAAACGTTTTATCATGA
- the murQ gene encoding N-acetylmuramic acid 6-phosphate etherase, translating into MNTLKPTTEQSSNYDDLEKMTVNELLVNMNQEDKAVPLAIERAIPSIEHFVEQTLVRMKKGGRLFYIGAGTSGRLGVLDASECPPTFGVSDDWIIGLIAGGDKALRKAVENAEDNEAMAWKDLEIHKINENDVLLGIAASGSTPYVIGGLKAAKDNNVLTGSISCNQNSLVSEIATCPMELVVGPEFVTGSTRMKAGTAQKLALNMISTSIMINLGRVKGNKMVDMQLSNKKLVDRGTKMIMEELGINESLAKSLLLKHGSVRKSIEFYKQ; encoded by the coding sequence ATGAATACACTTAAACCCACTACAGAACAGTCATCAAATTACGATGATTTAGAAAAAATGACCGTTAACGAATTGCTAGTTAACATGAATCAAGAAGACAAGGCCGTTCCGTTGGCCATAGAAAGAGCTATCCCTAGCATTGAACATTTTGTAGAGCAGACATTAGTTAGAATGAAAAAAGGTGGTAGACTATTCTATATAGGAGCAGGCACCAGCGGCAGATTAGGCGTTCTAGACGCCTCCGAATGTCCTCCAACATTTGGAGTTTCAGATGATTGGATTATTGGCCTTATAGCCGGTGGAGATAAGGCATTAAGAAAAGCCGTTGAAAATGCAGAAGATAATGAAGCCATGGCATGGAAAGATCTTGAGATCCATAAAATAAATGAAAACGATGTTTTGTTAGGTATAGCAGCATCTGGATCTACACCTTATGTTATTGGAGGACTTAAAGCAGCTAAAGACAATAACGTGCTTACAGGGAGTATTTCATGCAATCAAAATTCTTTAGTATCAGAAATTGCAACCTGCCCTATGGAACTAGTTGTAGGTCCAGAGTTTGTTACTGGCAGCACGAGAATGAAAGCAGGTACAGCCCAAAAGCTGGCTTTGAATATGATTTCTACTTCAATTATGATTAACCTTGGTAGAGTTAAAGGAAATAAAATGGTAGACATGCAACTATCAAACAAAAAACTAGTAGATCGCGGAACTAAAATGATAATGGAAGAATTAGGGATAAATGAAAGCCTTGCAAAATCATTATTACTAAAGCATGGTAGTGTTAGAAAGTCTATTGAGTTCTATAAACAATAA
- a CDS encoding sodium:solute symporter: MKPTTIILIIAFYFAVLMIISYFTSKKNSDDTFFTGDKKSPWYLVAFGMVGAGLSGVTFVSLPGMVANNNFYFYQFILGNIVGYFFIAFVLTPLYYKLQLVSIYTFLKVRFGNNTYKTGSLFFLVSQSFGAALRLMLAAKILQYAVFDYFNIPFYVTIIIILILVWLYTNKSGIKTIVWTDTMQTIFLILGASITIYTIINTLDLSITESFEHITSHEYFKIFNWESDSGNNFYKQFIAGILVAIAMIGLDQNMMQKTLTCKNVWDAQKNTLTYSIILAMTQFLFMGLGVLMYVYANEMGILLPKGENGLFLNTDNLFPNLALNHLGTLAGIFFILGIIAASFSSVDSALTALTTSFTYDFLDISNKSSKTKKQLKNLVIILFSCIIFVIILSFSNSKGDVISLIFKVAGYTYGPLLGLYLLGMFSKIKLKDKWVPVICLSAPIITYLLGQFSINTFNFDFGFINIAVNASLTVIGLLLIKK; encoded by the coding sequence TTGAAACCTACAACAATCATTCTAATTATTGCCTTTTACTTTGCTGTACTTATGATTATATCATATTTCACCTCAAAGAAAAACAGTGATGATACATTTTTTACTGGCGACAAAAAATCACCATGGTATTTAGTAGCATTCGGTATGGTGGGTGCTGGTTTATCCGGTGTCACCTTTGTGTCCTTACCTGGTATGGTGGCAAACAATAACTTCTATTTTTATCAATTTATACTCGGAAACATTGTAGGCTATTTCTTTATAGCCTTTGTATTAACTCCTTTATACTACAAACTTCAACTCGTTTCCATTTACACCTTTCTCAAAGTGAGGTTTGGAAACAATACATACAAGACAGGTTCATTGTTTTTTCTGGTATCTCAATCTTTCGGTGCGGCATTACGTTTAATGTTAGCCGCCAAAATTCTACAATATGCAGTTTTTGACTATTTCAATATTCCTTTTTATGTAACCATAATCATTATTTTGATTTTGGTGTGGCTTTACACAAACAAGTCAGGCATTAAAACAATTGTATGGACAGATACTATGCAAACTATATTTTTAATACTTGGTGCCTCAATAACCATTTATACAATAATAAACACGTTAGACTTAAGTATTACCGAATCCTTTGAACATATAACTTCCCACGAATATTTTAAAATATTCAATTGGGAATCTGATTCTGGAAATAACTTCTACAAACAATTTATAGCAGGTATTTTAGTAGCGATTGCTATGATTGGACTTGATCAAAACATGATGCAAAAAACACTCACTTGCAAAAATGTTTGGGATGCTCAAAAAAACACATTGACCTACAGTATTATTTTAGCAATGACACAATTTCTATTTATGGGTCTTGGAGTGTTAATGTATGTCTATGCAAACGAAATGGGCATACTATTACCCAAGGGCGAAAATGGATTGTTTTTAAATACCGACAACCTTTTTCCTAACCTTGCACTGAACCATCTTGGTACTTTAGCGGGTATATTCTTTATACTAGGCATCATAGCAGCTTCTTTCTCTAGTGTAGATTCCGCACTTACCGCATTGACTACTTCTTTTACCTATGATTTTTTAGATATTTCAAACAAATCAAGTAAAACAAAAAAGCAGTTAAAGAATCTAGTCATAATACTTTTCTCCTGCATAATATTCGTAATTATACTTTCCTTTTCTAATAGCAAGGGAGATGTTATTTCCTTAATATTTAAAGTTGCAGGTTACACCTATGGTCCACTGTTAGGATTATACCTTCTTGGCATGTTTTCAAAAATAAAATTAAAAGATAAATGGGTTCCTGTAATATGCTTATCCGCACCGATAATAACTTATCTACTAGGACAATTCTCAATAAACACATTCAACTTTGATTTCGGATTTATAAACATAGCAGTCAATGCAAGCTTAACCGTAATAGGGTTATTGCTTATTAAAAAATAA
- a CDS encoding GumC family protein: MNESLNNGQNLSEILNIYTKKWKWFLIGAVIAILLASIYLRYATPQYAGQAKIHIIEEKNASSELAAFSDLDILGIGGKNKVEDEIEILNSRSNFIEVVRDLKLNIKYNVLGNVKTSEIYRRRPFNVNFIANDSIVNNSQLDFYVDIHDTNNFGFNFTEDGPVKIYSYGKNIETPIGDMVLTPKTEFLKQFVGKRFHIELIPVFKMAEAYQTNTLITTTGELSNIINIELIDPIPQKSLDILNGLISEYNQNGIEDKKIIADRTSNFIDERIKEISGELSSVDQDAQDFKTSKGVTDIANESNIALNLSAANRQELENARTQLNIASGMNQIISEENGYEVLPANVGLSDPSIANTTAKYNELALERKRLLKSADEQNPIIVNLDEQLAGLKGTIKSSLSGMERNLGMQVNNLSGQLSRINSKIYSAPSNSRQLRDIERQQQTTESLFLYLLQKREESQIAMASSAPKSKVIDSAHLIQQEPVKPKNGIVYLASFILGLLVPFGIIYGKDLLDTKIHNKHSLEAYTSDVPVLGELPRLTKKDNKIIINDDRSVLAEALRIIRTNLDFLIRTKNATNSNKNNIVFITSSTPGEGKTFVSTNLSMILASTDKKVLLVGADIRNPKLYSFFSGDSVDKLKTTSRNKDAGLTEFLLDDSIQVKDIIRPMLVHHNTIDVIYSGKIPPNPAELLMSSKVEGLLDEVSELYDYVIVDTAPMMVVSDTLLIAPYANHIVYVTRAGVTDEAAVKFPLGLRDEGKLKGISFVVNDVTLDELGYGGKYGYGYSKTTKKWWKF, from the coding sequence ATGAATGAAAGTTTGAATAATGGTCAAAATTTAAGTGAAATACTTAATATTTATACCAAAAAGTGGAAATGGTTTTTAATCGGTGCGGTAATCGCAATTTTATTGGCTTCCATATATTTAAGATATGCTACGCCACAATATGCTGGACAAGCAAAAATTCATATAATTGAGGAAAAAAATGCATCATCCGAGTTAGCTGCTTTTAGTGATTTGGATATTTTGGGTATTGGTGGTAAAAATAAAGTTGAAGATGAAATTGAAATTTTGAATTCTAGATCTAATTTTATTGAAGTAGTAAGGGATTTGAAGTTAAATATAAAATATAATGTCTTAGGTAATGTCAAGACTTCTGAAATATATAGAAGAAGACCTTTCAATGTTAATTTTATTGCTAATGATTCTATAGTCAACAATTCACAATTGGATTTTTATGTAGATATTCACGATACTAATAACTTTGGGTTTAATTTCACGGAAGATGGTCCTGTAAAAATATATTCTTACGGTAAGAATATAGAGACACCAATTGGTGATATGGTTCTGACACCAAAAACAGAGTTTCTTAAACAATTTGTAGGGAAAAGGTTTCATATTGAACTAATCCCTGTTTTTAAAATGGCAGAGGCTTATCAAACTAATACACTTATAACCACAACTGGTGAGTTGTCAAATATTATAAATATAGAGCTTATTGATCCCATACCTCAAAAAAGTTTAGATATATTGAATGGATTAATATCTGAATATAATCAAAACGGGATAGAAGACAAAAAGATAATTGCAGATAGAACTTCTAATTTTATTGATGAACGAATTAAAGAGATTTCAGGAGAATTAAGTTCAGTAGACCAAGACGCTCAAGATTTTAAGACTTCAAAGGGTGTTACTGATATTGCAAATGAATCGAATATCGCATTAAATTTAAGTGCAGCAAATAGACAGGAGTTAGAAAATGCTAGAACTCAGTTGAATATTGCTAGTGGAATGAATCAGATTATATCTGAGGAAAACGGTTATGAAGTTTTACCTGCCAATGTTGGGCTTTCAGATCCCAGTATTGCAAATACTACGGCAAAGTATAATGAATTAGCTTTAGAGCGTAAACGTTTGTTGAAAAGTGCTGATGAGCAAAACCCAATAATCGTAAATTTGGATGAACAACTTGCAGGTCTAAAAGGAACAATTAAAAGTAGTTTGTCTGGTATGGAGAGGAATCTTGGTATGCAGGTGAATAATTTAAGTGGACAACTTTCACGAATAAATTCAAAAATATATTCGGCTCCTAGTAACTCTCGACAATTAAGAGATATTGAAAGACAGCAACAAACAACAGAGTCTTTATTTTTATATCTCTTGCAGAAACGAGAAGAATCTCAAATTGCAATGGCTTCCAGTGCGCCTAAATCTAAAGTCATTGATAGTGCTCATTTGATTCAGCAAGAGCCAGTAAAGCCAAAGAATGGTATCGTTTATCTTGCGTCATTTATTTTAGGGTTACTCGTTCCTTTTGGTATTATTTATGGAAAGGATTTATTGGATACAAAAATTCATAACAAACATAGTTTGGAAGCTTATACTAGTGATGTTCCTGTTTTAGGAGAGCTGCCTAGATTGACCAAGAAAGACAATAAAATTATTATTAATGATGATAGGTCGGTGTTAGCAGAGGCTTTACGTATTATTAGAACAAATCTTGATTTTTTAATTAGGACTAAAAATGCAACGAATAGTAATAAGAATAATATTGTTTTTATAACATCAAGCACACCTGGTGAGGGTAAAACATTTGTGTCTACCAATTTATCTATGATTTTAGCCAGTACTGATAAAAAAGTCTTATTGGTAGGTGCGGATATTAGAAATCCGAAATTGTATTCATTTTTCTCAGGGGATTCAGTGGATAAATTAAAAACTACTTCAAGAAATAAAGATGCGGGTTTAACAGAGTTCTTGTTGGATGATTCTATACAGGTTAAAGATATCATTAGGCCTATGCTAGTACATCATAATACTATAGATGTGATTTATTCAGGTAAAATACCACCAAACCCGGCAGAACTTCTAATGAGTTCTAAAGTTGAAGGTTTGTTGGATGAGGTTTCGGAATTATATGATTATGTGATTGTGGATACCGCACCAATGATGGTGGTAAGTGATACTTTATTGATTGCTCCATATGCTAATCATATTGTTTATGTTACAAGAGCAGGTGTAACTGATGAAGCTGCAGTAAAGTTTCCACTAGGTCTACGCGATGAAGGTAAGCTCAAAGGAATATCTTTTGTAGTTAATGATGTTACTCTAGATGAATTAGGATATGGTGGAAAATACGGCTATGGTTACAGTAAAACAACTAAAAAATGGTGGAAATTTTAA
- a CDS encoding polysaccharide biosynthesis protein: MIQKYLNYSAQRYASKWLVLCIDLITVIFSFILSYFIRFNLTLNFEVKNLLVQIPLVAVTSLLAFLIVGSYKGVVRHTGVRDVYNIFNAVCLFSILVIFVVMVNGQMNILSQFTIPLSIIIINSLITFVGLAASRFVFKSFYNKMNSNIKVSKNILIYGAGDSGVLTHGAIANNAKSRYKVIGYIDRDAKKIGKNINGVPVFARRTLTEAFIVKNNISEIIFSIQNIDSVKLRKTVEGLVDLPIVVKIVPPIEDWINGELKVSQIKQVQIEDLLDRAPITIKNSKIAMELMNKSVMVTGGAGSIGSEIVRQICNYDYKSLIVIDSAESALYDLQQELKQNGFHNFIPIVTDIRDKNRMNALFGEHKPNVVFHAAAYKHVPLMEYNSYEAIKINVGGTKNVADLSILHNVEKFVFVSTDKAVNPTNVMGATKRIAEMYISCMQKENKTKFITTRFGNVLGSNGSVIPLFRKQIEKGGPLTLTHKDITRYFMTIPEASQLVLEAGAMGEGGEIFIFDMGESVKIYDLAKNMIKLSGLRYPEDIDIKITGLRPGEKLYEELLANGENTLPTYHQKIKISKVRDVEYAKVRSKIDELCITNMFFSGNTVKLMKEIVPEYISKNSELCDFDKVDSNQSPEQKLKVVKS; the protein is encoded by the coding sequence ATGATACAGAAATATCTTAATTATAGTGCACAGCGATATGCTTCTAAATGGCTTGTGTTATGTATTGACCTGATAACGGTAATTTTTTCTTTTATCTTATCTTATTTTATACGATTTAATTTAACCTTGAATTTTGAAGTTAAGAACTTATTAGTGCAAATACCACTTGTAGCTGTTACTTCATTATTAGCATTTTTGATTGTTGGCTCATATAAAGGAGTTGTCCGTCATACGGGAGTCAGAGATGTTTATAATATTTTTAATGCGGTTTGTCTTTTTAGTATTTTGGTCATATTTGTTGTAATGGTTAATGGGCAAATGAATATTCTAAGCCAATTTACAATTCCATTATCCATTATTATTATTAACAGTTTAATTACGTTCGTAGGTCTTGCAGCTTCACGTTTTGTTTTTAAATCATTTTACAACAAAATGAATAGTAATATTAAGGTATCTAAGAATATATTAATTTATGGAGCCGGTGATTCTGGTGTATTAACCCATGGAGCAATAGCTAACAATGCTAAAAGTAGATATAAGGTTATAGGTTATATTGATAGAGATGCGAAAAAAATTGGAAAGAATATAAATGGAGTTCCCGTATTTGCAAGAAGAACTTTGACAGAAGCATTTATTGTCAAGAATAATATATCTGAAATTATATTTTCAATACAGAATATTGATTCTGTGAAATTAAGAAAGACGGTAGAAGGCTTGGTTGATTTACCTATAGTGGTAAAAATAGTGCCTCCGATAGAAGATTGGATAAACGGAGAATTAAAAGTTTCGCAAATTAAACAAGTTCAGATTGAAGATTTGTTGGATCGTGCTCCAATTACAATTAAAAATAGTAAAATTGCCATGGAGCTGATGAATAAATCGGTAATGGTGACTGGTGGTGCTGGGTCTATTGGAAGTGAAATTGTACGCCAGATTTGTAACTACGATTATAAATCTTTAATTGTTATTGATTCGGCAGAATCTGCCTTATATGATTTACAACAGGAATTAAAACAAAACGGTTTTCATAATTTTATTCCAATTGTTACGGATATAAGAGATAAAAATAGAATGAATGCCTTGTTCGGTGAGCATAAACCTAATGTAGTATTTCATGCAGCTGCTTACAAGCATGTACCCTTAATGGAATACAATTCATACGAGGCAATTAAAATAAATGTTGGAGGAACAAAGAATGTTGCGGACTTATCCATTTTGCATAACGTGGAGAAATTTGTTTTTGTATCCACGGACAAAGCGGTTAACCCGACCAATGTAATGGGGGCAACAAAGCGCATTGCCGAGATGTATATTAGTTGCATGCAAAAGGAAAATAAAACTAAATTTATTACAACCAGATTTGGAAATGTTTTAGGCTCTAATGGATCCGTGATTCCTTTATTTAGAAAACAAATTGAAAAAGGAGGGCCTTTAACTCTGACGCATAAGGATATTACCCGATATTTTATGACGATTCCCGAAGCTTCTCAGTTAGTACTAGAAGCTGGAGCCATGGGAGAAGGTGGTGAAATTTTTATTTTTGATATGGGTGAATCCGTTAAGATTTATGATTTAGCCAAAAACATGATAAAACTTTCTGGTTTACGATACCCAGAAGATATTGATATTAAAATTACTGGTTTGAGACCAGGAGAAAAGTTATATGAAGAGCTTTTAGCCAACGGGGAGAATACATTGCCAACGTATCATCAAAAAATAAAGATTAGTAAAGTTCGTGATGTGGAATACGCGAAAGTGAGATCGAAAATTGATGAATTGTGTATAACGAATATGTTTTTTAGTGGTAATACGGTAAAATTAATGAAGGAAATAGTTCCTGAATACATATCAAAAAACTCTGAATTATGCGATTTTGATAAAGTTGATTCTAATCAAAGTCCAGAACAAAAACTAAAAGTAGTAAAATCATAA
- a CDS encoding HipA N-terminal domain-containing protein — translation MRQALILYKKEEAGRLTQLNDGSFKFRYLDVWFQSNDKPAISLTLPKNKQEYNSEHLFPFFYNMLPEGSNKQNICFELRIDPEDYFGLLLTTAKYDTIGAIQIKEIKLN, via the coding sequence ATGAGACAAGCATTGATATTATACAAGAAAGAAGAAGCGGGCAGATTAACTCAACTTAATGATGGAAGTTTCAAATTCAGATATCTAGACGTATGGTTTCAATCAAATGACAAACCAGCTATTAGTCTTACGCTACCTAAAAATAAGCAAGAGTATAATTCAGAACATCTGTTTCCATTTTTTTATAATATGTTACCTGAAGGATCGAACAAACAAAATATATGTTTTGAATTACGTATTGATCCTGAAGACTATTTTGGTCTGTTATTGACTACAGCAAAATATGATACCATTGGAGCCATACAAATTAAAGAAATTAAACTTAACTAA
- a CDS encoding tyrosine-protein phosphatase, translating to MFNFFSKKHFLIDHLEGFIDIHNHILPGIDDGAKTVEDSIELIKGFNEFGVNDFICTPHIMENYYPNNPSTIQSSLSLLKNALKMNNLEHINIEAAAEHMIDSGFETILNEHKVMSVAKSYLLIEMSYLQASINFDSSVQKIKTNGLFPILAHPERYMYLHNKMDKYKHFKTDGVLLQLNLLSLGDYYGSEVQKVAYWLLKNNLIDFAASDVHKTSQLNTLKKISIKEKTLMLIKPIIEKTIYNFR from the coding sequence ATGTTCAACTTTTTTTCTAAAAAACATTTTTTAATTGATCATCTTGAAGGTTTTATTGATATACACAATCATATTTTACCAGGCATTGATGATGGCGCAAAAACTGTTGAAGATTCCATTGAATTAATAAAAGGTTTTAATGAATTTGGGGTAAATGATTTTATTTGCACCCCACATATTATGGAGAATTATTATCCTAATAATCCATCTACAATTCAAAGTTCTTTATCGTTATTGAAAAATGCTTTAAAGATGAATAATCTTGAGCACATCAATATAGAAGCTGCTGCAGAACATATGATCGATTCAGGATTTGAAACAATTTTAAATGAACATAAAGTAATGTCGGTTGCAAAAAGTTACCTTTTAATAGAGATGTCTTATTTACAAGCTTCCATTAATTTTGATAGCTCCGTTCAAAAAATTAAAACAAATGGCTTATTTCCAATTTTAGCACATCCTGAGCGATACATGTATCTTCATAATAAAATGGATAAGTATAAACATTTTAAAACCGATGGTGTGCTTCTTCAATTAAATTTGTTATCACTTGGTGATTATTACGGAAGTGAAGTGCAGAAAGTTGCATACTGGCTATTAAAGAACAATTTAATTGATTTTGCAGCCAGTGACGTCCATAAAACATCTCAGTTAAACACATTAAAAAAAATAAGCATCAAAGAAAAAACTTTGATGCTTATAAAGCCTATAATTGAAAAAACGATTTATAATTTCAGATAA
- a CDS encoding type II toxin-antitoxin system HipA family toxin, with protein sequence MIINNCPSTLKKGLDTYSKTALNRLFNGRKVGPTLPYESPISNTDTEELFKENKKRLSISGVQEKFSVLLERNKLRLINEGEQGQYILKPIPNVGSKTEQMPANEHLSMQIARQVFGIETAENGLVFFQNGDPAYITKRFDLNEDGTKLAVEDFATLAKRTPQTHGTDFKYSGNYLEMFDLLKQYVPAYPIEALKLFKLILFNYLISNGDAHFKNFSIIETSMGDFKLSPAYDLLNSRIHIEDRDFALEDGLLPLDKTTGKITEQFLKLAELVGISEKQNSKILNEITSHEDKVLDLIELSYLHEKTKRNYAQAYQTRLKKLLRT encoded by the coding sequence ATGATTATAAACAACTGTCCAAGTACTTTAAAGAAAGGTCTTGATACATACAGCAAGACCGCCTTAAATCGTTTATTCAATGGAAGAAAGGTAGGCCCTACCCTACCTTATGAATCACCTATATCAAATACCGATACCGAAGAACTTTTCAAAGAAAACAAAAAACGGTTGTCCATTTCTGGTGTACAAGAAAAATTCTCTGTATTACTAGAAAGGAACAAACTACGCCTGATAAATGAAGGAGAACAAGGTCAGTACATTTTAAAACCTATTCCCAATGTGGGAAGCAAAACAGAACAGATGCCTGCAAATGAACATCTGAGCATGCAAATAGCAAGACAAGTTTTTGGAATTGAAACAGCTGAAAATGGTTTAGTATTTTTTCAAAACGGGGACCCAGCCTATATAACCAAACGTTTTGATCTAAATGAAGACGGAACAAAATTGGCTGTAGAAGATTTTGCAACATTAGCCAAAAGGACACCACAAACCCATGGAACAGATTTTAAATATTCAGGTAACTATTTAGAAATGTTCGATCTTTTAAAACAGTATGTTCCCGCTTATCCAATAGAAGCTTTAAAATTATTTAAATTAATCCTTTTTAATTATCTCATCTCTAACGGCGATGCCCATTTTAAGAATTTCTCAATAATAGAAACATCTATGGGAGATTTTAAACTGAGTCCGGCATATGATTTGTTAAATAGTAGAATACATATTGAGGATAGAGATTTTGCTCTAGAGGATGGACTTTTACCCCTAGATAAGACAACAGGAAAAATTACTGAACAGTTTTTAAAGCTTGCAGAACTTGTAGGTATTTCAGAAAAGCAAAACAGTAAAATATTAAACGAGATCACCTCTCATGAGGATAAAGTTCTGGACTTAATTGAACTTTCATATCTTCATGAAAAAACGAAAAGAAACTATGCTCAAGCTTATCAAACAAGACTTAAAAAACTACTTAGAACCTAA
- a CDS encoding helix-turn-helix domain-containing protein yields MHFESLINSIKERREILNVTQETLADLSGVGLRTLKQFESGKGNPTAETLNKLGNALGMELTFQIKTTTSEE; encoded by the coding sequence ATGCACTTTGAAAGTCTAATAAATAGTATAAAAGAACGCAGAGAAATACTAAATGTAACTCAAGAAACATTAGCAGATCTTTCAGGAGTAGGATTGCGTACGCTTAAACAGTTTGAAAGTGGGAAAGGTAACCCAACAGCAGAAACTTTGAATAAGTTGGGTAATGCCCTGGGTATGGAATTGACATTCCAAATAAAAACAACAACATCTGAAGAATGA